In a genomic window of Meleagris gallopavo isolate NT-WF06-2002-E0010 breed Aviagen turkey brand Nicholas breeding stock chromosome 1, Turkey_5.1, whole genome shotgun sequence:
- the GPR156 gene encoding probable G-protein coupled receptor 156, producing the protein MELGFNCSDLCNGQPGFSDQEQQQRMLQEFCTVTITSSDRSGKSSPSFSAALLGVVWTFLTGGVLLALFFLAFTIRFRKNRIVKMSSPNLNIVTLLGSGLTYTSAYLFGIQEQSLSSRKSVEMLIQLRLCLLCVGTSLVFGPILGKSWRLYKVFTQRVPDKRVIIKDLQLLAMVAVLVLADAVLLFTWVFSDPVQCFRSRSVSLRATEKGMTCSVSRMQSCASLYSDLWLVLILGFKSVLLLYGTYLAGLTDSVSSPPVNQSLTLIVGVNLIFLVAGTVVLIHRFFRAWHNLLFGFTSGGIFVCTTTINCFIFVPQLRQWKAFEEENQTLSHMAKYFSSPSRSYHSVYSEEQLYQLIGEKNSMKQLLTEKNAMIESLQEQVNNAKEKLMRLMSAEGGCSPAVPNPCTQSTGQHCEKCSSTGDVPREHWPLDTEKDGQQTSSVLHALPHSPMPLSSDAQDLWKHVSHVHELLEEPECSPTLLFDTRNSLERSPEHAQEYGMLAGKHPLEQDASAGVAGEHPPKVSYVSSEKLQEVLQELSLDSRTCSPAFPTHTGGMCGAQGGHPAARSSLSPYLTRRRRRVLLPPTSIDLPASPCAWCTAGSRPGTRSHGEPPCLGPGREGERAGRGLPPPSLSSPSIPAKGWPGPQGWAVSGTELEGCRNISLQDWRQWSSLGMPAHPILHSLYHYPDSDSSSSSEEVFPCCHRPCCQLCLQSPRGSLGSSSSSSTETDMEPGGAVGCWLEPQGKTQPVVNFKEDLKPTFV; encoded by the exons ATGGAGCTGGGTTTCAACTGCTCTGACCTTTGCAATGGCCAGCCTGGCTTCAGCgaccaggagcagcagcagcggaTGCTGCAGGAATTCTGCACTGTCACTATT ACATCATCTGACCGCAGTGGGAAGAGCTCCCCATCCttctctgctgccctcctgggAGTTGTGTGGACATTTCTGACTGGAGGAGTCCTGCTTGCGCTCTTCTTCCTTGCTTTCACCATCCGCTTCAGGAAAAACAG GATCGTGAAGATGTCCAGCCCCAATCTGAACATTGTGACCCTGCTGGGCAGTGGCTTGACTTACACTAGTGCTTACCTCTTcgggattcaggagcagagcCTGTCATCGAGGAAATCAGTGGAAATGCTCATCCAG TTGCGACTCTGCCTGCTGTGTGTGGGAACCTCCCTGGTGTTTGGGCCCATCCTGGGGAAGAGCTGGAGGCTTTACAAGGTGTTCACCCAGCGGGTGCCGGACAAGCGGGTG ATTATCAAAGACCTCCAGCTGCTGGCAATGGTGGCGGTGTTGGTGTTGGcagatgctgtgctgctcttcaCGTGGGTTTTCTCCGACCCGGTCCAGTGCTTCCGGAGCCGTAGTGTCTCATTGCGG GCCACAGAGAAAGGCATGACCTGCTCAGTGAGCCGGATGCAGTCCTGTGCATCTCTTTATTCCGATCTTTGGCTCGTTCTCATTTTAGGGTTTAAG AGCGTGCTGCTGCTGTATGGGACATACCTGGCCGGCCTGACTGACAGCGTCAGCTCTCCGCCAGTCAACCAGTCCCTAACGCTCATCGTGGGGGTCAACCTCATCTTCCTGGTGGCCGGCACCGTTGTCTTGATTCACCGCTTCTTCCGCGCTTGGCACAACTTGCTCTTTGGTTTCACCTCTGGAGGCATCTTTGTGTGTACGACGACAATCAACTGCTTCATCTTTGTCCCTCAG CTCAGGCAGTGGAAGGCctttgaagaagaaaaccaGACTCTGAGCCACATggcaaaatatttcagcagccCAAGCAGGAGCTACCACTCAGTGTACAGTGAGGAGCAGCTCTACCAGCTGATAGGGGAGAAGAACTCCATGAAACAGCTGCTGACAGAG AAAAACGCCATGATTGAGAGCCTGCAGGAGCAAGTGAACAACGCCAAGGAGAAGCTGATGAGGCTGATGTCAGCAGAgggtggctgcagccctgcagtgccaaATCCCTGCACCCAGAGCACAGGGCAGCATTGCGAGaagtgcagcagcactggggatgtGCCCAGGGAGCACTGGCCCCTGGATACAGAAAAAGATGGGCAGCAAACCTCCTCTGTGCTGCATGCACTGCCTCACAGTCCCATGCCTCTTAGCAGCGATGCTCAGGACCTCTGGAAACATGTGAGCCATGTGCACGAACTATTGGAGGAGCCTGAGTGTTCACCAACACTGCTTTTTGACACGAGAAACAGCCTTGAACGCAGCCCAGAACATGCCCAGGAATATGGAATGCTTGCTGGGAAGCATCCTCTGGAGCAGGATGCCTCAGCTGGTGTGGCTGGAGAGCATCCCCCCAAGGTCAGCTATGTAAGCAGTGAGAAGCTGCAGGAAGTCTTGCAGGAGCTCAGCCTGGACAGCAGAACCTGCAGCCCAGCCTTCCCTACACACACAGGCGGGATGTGTGGGGCACAGGGGGGGCACCCAGCCGCccgcagctccctcagcccctaTCTGACTCGACGGCGGCGACGTGTCCtgctgcctcccacctccaTTGACCTCCCTGCATCCCCTTGTGCCTGGTGCACAGCGGGCAGCAGGCCGGGCACCCGGAGCCATGGGGAGCCACCGTGCCTTGGGCCGGGTAGGGAAGGTGAGAGGGCTGGCAGAGGGCTCCCCCCGCCATCGCTGTCCTCTCCTTCCATCCCTGCCAAGGGCTGGCCAGGGCCACAGGGCTGGGCGGTGAGCGGCACAGAACTAGAGGGTTGCCGCAACATTTCCCTACAGGACTGGCGGCAGTGGAGTAGCCTGGGGATGCCGGCACATCCCATTCTGCACTCGCTGTACCACTACCCAGACTCggactccagcagcagctccgaAGAGGTATTTCCCTGCTGCCACAGGCCGTGttgccagctctgcctgcagagtCCCCGTGGCTCTCTGggcagtagcagcagcagcagcacagagacagaTATGGAGCCTGGCGGAGCCGTGGGATGCTGGCTGGAGCCCCAGGGCAAGACTCAGCCTGTTGTGAACTTCAAAGAAGATCTGAAACCCACGTTTGTGTGA